The Rhizoctonia solani chromosome 14, complete sequence genome has a segment encoding these proteins:
- a CDS encoding GTPase — translation MLAIRPRFTLSRLGICTRHTLRHHSRFSKLAKRKRKAEWKRRQSGNFLDHVIIQARGGTPNPGNFLDHVIIQARGGKGGDGCVAFHREKFKPFGPPSVEWRARRRRVHSSHTKPYFPCERDEEGTSGRGIPRARRVETRAQGGRFNHSCSARHGRSRTHGQPKAKDPWESEEESLQGLDEEEAELKRLDRRWVPLPMHEESNIDREDFKAAQKAIEREERAQRREYLANVREPMHLDLTHPMASSLAASQPCYDRHIDPEKGYLVASGGAGVRQPILSLLDQPVSKVCYAWKRRRTSGARTRGSRSTEPVLDTSESSHHLSSSSSTHKIKSLNGLHTEQTRFTIADNPGLIERASENVGLGHSFLKSIERSLVLVYVLDFSAPEPWTDLRVLHDELEMYQPGLPSRARLVIANKADLLPSATDAEVHAAWNKLRRLQDEVDALAWDDGGQTGPIEVLAISGKFKQNLSRVVQRWWIMFGLLVYVWRMNKSEKWTRLIGSVYACNCIYYLCYDRLGHACSLPRENAFHGILTALTASSR, via the exons ATGCTTGCTATCAGACCGCGTTTTACCCTGTCTCGACTGGGAATCTGCACTCGACACACATT AAGACACCACTCCCGCTTTAGCAAACTGGCCAAGCGAAAACGCAAGGCCGAGTGGAAACGGAGGCAATCG GGGAACTTTCTAGACCATGTCATAATCCAAGCGCGAGGAGGTACCCCTAACCCG GGGAACTTTCTAGACCATGTCATAATCCAAGCGCGAGGAG GTAAAGGCGGAGATGGCTGCGTAGCCTTTCATCGCGAAAAGTTCAAACCGTTTGGTCCTCCGTCGGTGGAATGGCGCGCGAGGCGGAGACGTGTACATTCTTCCCACACCAAACCTTACTTCCCTTGCGAGCGTGACGAGGAGGGCACGAGCGGGCGCGGGATCCCACGGGCAAGGAGAGTGGAAACACGGGCGCAGGGGGGAAGATTTAATCATTCGTGTTCCGCTCGGCACGGTCGTTCGCGAACTCACGGACAGCCGAAAGCCAAAGATCCATGGGAGTCAGAAGAAGAGAGTCTACAGGGTTtggatgaggaagaagcagaacTCAAACGACTTGATAGGCGATGGGTCCCACTACCTATGCACGAAGAGTCCAATATCGACAGAGAGGACTTTAAAGCTGCCCAAAAGGCCATTGAGAGAGAAGAACGTGCGCAAAGACGTGAATATCTTGCGAATGTCCGAGAACCTATGCACCTCGACCTTACCCATCCAATGGCATCTTCCTTGGCCGCATCGCAGCCGTGCTACGACCGCCACATCGATCCTGAAAAGGGCTATCTGGTCGCATCGGGCGGTGCAGGGGTACGGCAACCCATACTTTCTCTCCTCGACCAACCGGTCTCCAAAGTATGCTACGCGTGGAAACGAAGGCGAACGAGTGGCGCTAGAACTCGTGGATCGCGAAGTACCGAGCCAGTACTGGATACATCTGAGTCCTCTCACCACCTCTCGTCGTCCTCGTCGACACACAAGATCAAATCGCTCAACGGTCTACATACGGAACAGACCCGATTCACAATCGCAGACAACCCGGGCCTCATCGAGCGCGCATCCGAAAACGTCGGCCTCGGCCACTCGTTTTTGAAATCCATCGAGCGATCGCTTGTCCTCGTATATGTGCTTGACTTTTCAGCCCCGGAGCCATGGACCGATTTACGAGTCCTGCACGACGAGCTCGAGATGTACCAACCTGGGCTACCGAGCCGCGCACGGCTCGTGATCGCGAACAAGGCTGATCTTTTACCAAGCGCGACAGATGCCGAGGTTCATGCCGCTTGGAACAAGTTGCGAAGACTTCAGGACGAGGTGGATGCGCTCGCGTGGGACGATGGTGGGCAAACGGGCCCGATCGAGGTCTTGGCGATTTCGGGCAAGTTTAAGCAGAATTTGTCTAGGGTTGTGCAAAGATGGTGGATCATGTTCGGCTTGCTCGTGTACGTTTGGAGAATGAACAAAAGCGAGAAATGGACGAGATTGATTGGTAGCGTTTATGCATGTAATTGTATCTATTATCTATGCTACGACCGTCTTGGACACGCTTGCTCCCTTCCACGAGAGAATGCGTTCCATGGGATACTGACAGCGTTGACGGCCAGCAGCCGGTGA
- a CDS encoding Fungal specific transcription factor domain, whose amino-acid sequence MDNKEGIVHEGQREDQPDVRAAAAGIRSRITVCKRLKLKCDRRSPCSSCVKRETTARCVYSAAAAEKIDVQSLHNRVSALEDSWRAWTNSQPGQTPSIPPPGCASSSSTHPPPPPPPTALIAAASPSDDLASALVGLDDVSSLWATHLGVNLASLSLRPSTPEYEDEDDEDEPEGVLRAKQIPMSSRMGVTLSHIALLPPRHIRSHLWNAAQLVIGPHAGLSRRTRTRFERMCTDIQGEKSKKWPLSLLAVGTAGLAIGAQVVSESAMSLPHSPTPSTSTSSASPLPTLHLVTEHSTHSPIAHGTLDGRARVKPSVWPDVCRAVGVARGMGLGMGIQKGVVQDDVEEWRVRVWWEVYCADLFTSEFIGLPPSIDDNTFSATLPSQTEPSDPAAEGEKPDGLAYFFHKCRLAQMIKSLKRRMLDERPLQLDSAGSMERTITDFMKELPPEYRLDMSLSAPSPGHVSEDETILQIQRCELSSWAHSLILKTYYPFLKRGESSTNFATPHNAALACSNAAHSLIVASTTAHRFLPRTRSYSFAQQLFGGAVVAASVAITSPTGMLSQIALKDVKDALSVLRELDMYGHGLGTEGIASEAVRVVEILVSKAEGAMGVGGAAAGAKRKREGEGLGLGLGLGLGFELPSRPSITNDPAHPLDPIQQQQPQPPTPQSDLPKRTHDTKPPKVSPYPKIGVRIRNKPSKTTTVVKSRAGSERSGASPVTSVSAGSVGSGMSPPGGMQGGNGMQGGNGMQSGNGCRMVQGICRVVLRECNPRPGTGCPPNTLQAGSLPLQSARSNRQLAPTAQLAPTAQLAPTAQLAPTARTHFNPICSRTNRSRTTNTKLTPNRIITIITPGTEWCYGNATPVRERDAPPNTLQAGSLPLQSPARSNRRPNPLQPPFARTNRSRTTNTKLTPTVL is encoded by the exons ATGGACAACAAGGAAGGGATCGTGCATGAAGGCCAGCGCGAGGACCAGCCAGACGTCAGGGCTGCTGCTGC AGGCATCCGTTCACGCATTACGGTT TGCAAGCGACTGAAGCTCAAATGCGACCGACGCTCTCCATGCTCTTCGTGTGTCAAGCGCGAAACCACAGCAAGATGTGTCTACTCGGCCGCGGCCGCTGAGAAAAT CGACGTACAGAGCCTCCACAACAGAGTATCTGCCCTAGAAGACTCATGGAGGGCTTGGACAAACTCACAGCCGGGACAGACCCCTTCGATCCCTCCACCGGGATGTGCTTCCTCGTCATCGACTCACCCACCTCCACCGCCCCCTCCCACCGCACTCATTGCAGCAGCCAGTCCGAGCGATGATCTGGCATCGGCGCTTGTTGGTCTCGACGATGTCTCGTCCCTGTGGGCAACCCACCTCGGCGTCAATCTCGCATCTCTCTCCCTGCGGCCCTCGACACCGGAATacgaagacgaggacgatGAGGACGAGCCAGAGGGCGTGCTCAGAGCCAAACAAATACCCATGTCCTCTCGCATGGGTGTCACTCTATCCCACATTGCACTGCTTCCCCCTCGACATATTCGCTCTCATCTCTGGAACGCTGCTCAGCTCGTCATCGGCCCCCATGCTGGTCTATCCCGACGCACCCGCACCCGCTTCGAGCGCATGTGCACCGATATCCAAGGCGAAAAGTCCAAAAAATGGCCTTTGAGCTTGCTGGCTGTCGGTACTGCCGGTTTGGCCATTGGCGCCCAGGTCGTCTCCGAGTCTGCCATGTCCCTGCCTCATTCCCCTACCCCGAGCACATCCACCAGCTCAGCCTCACCTCTCCCCACTCTCCACCTTGTCACCGAGCACTCTACACACTCTCCAATCG CTCACGGCACACTCGACGGCCGTGCACGAGTCAAACCTAGCGTATGGCCCGATGTATGCCGAGCCGTCGGAGTCGCTCGTGGAATGGGTCTTGGCATGGGAATCCAAAAGGGTGTCGTCCAGGATGATGTTGAAGAGTGGAGAGTCCGCGTCTGGTGGGAGGTCTACTGTGCTGATTT ATTCACCTCCGAATTTATTGGTTTGCCACCCTCTATAGACGACAACACCTTTTCCGCCACCTTACCTTCTCAAACCGAGCCTTCGGACCCAGCCGCAGAGGGCGAAAAGCCAGACGGGCTCGCGTACTTTTTCCACAAGTGTCG CCTCGCCCAAATGATCAAATCCCTCAAGCGACGAATGCTTGACGAACGTCCGTTGCAGCTGGATTCGGCTGGATCCATGGAACGCACAATTACGGATTTCATGAAGGAGCTTCCCCCAGAGTACCGTCTCGACATGTCCTTGTCCGCCCCGTCTCCGGGCCACGTATCGGAGGACGAAACCATCTTGCAGATCCAACGATGCGAGCTGTCTTCATGGGCCCATTCGCTGATCCTCAAGACGTACTATCCATTCCTCAAACGCGGAGAATCAAGCACAAATTTCGCAACACCCCACAATGCGGCGCTCGCATGCTCAAACGCGGCCCATTCGCTGATCGTCGCGTCCACGACCGCACATCGGTTCTTACCCCGCACCCGCTCGTACAGTTTTGCCCAACAGTTGTTTGGCGGCGCGGTCGTGGCCGCCTCGGTCGCGATCACATCCCCCACGGGCATGCTCTCCCAAATCGCGCtcaaggacgtcaaggacgCTCTGTCCGTCCTGCGCGAGCTGGACATGTACGGACACGGCTTGGGCACAGAGGGGATAGCGAGCGAGGCCGTTCGGGTCGTCGAGATCTTGGTGTCCAAGGCCGAGGGAGCTATGGGTGTCGGTGGCGCCGCGGCGGGCGCGAAGCGGAAGCGGGAAGGAGAGGGGCTcgggttggggttggggttggggctCGGTTTCGAGTTGCC CTCCCGCCCCTCCATCACTAACGATCCCGCCCACCCACTCGATCCCatccaacaacaacaaccacaaCCGCCAACACCCCAATCCGACCTACCGAAACGCACGCACGACACCAAACCGCCCAAGGTCTCGCCGTACCCCAAGATCGGCGTGCGGATACGGAACAAGCCGAGCAAGACCACCACGGTCGTCAAGAGTCGGGCTGGGAGCGAGCGGAGTGGGGCGTCGCCTGTGACGAGCGTTAGTGCTGGTTCGGTTGGGTCTGGGATGAGTCCGCCGGGAGGGATGCAGGGTGGTAATGGGATGCAGGGCGGAAATGGGATGCAGAGTGGGAACGGATGCAGAATGGTGCAGGGAATATGCAGAGTGGTGCTACGGGAATGCAACCCCCGTCCGGGAACGGGATGCCCTCCCAACACGCTGCAAGCCGGAAGTCTCCCCCTCCAATCAGCTCGCTCCAACCGCCAGCTCGCTCCAACCGCCCAGCTCGCTCCAACCGCCCAGCTCGCTCCAACCGCCCAGCTCGCTCCAACCGCCCGAACCCACTTCAACCCCATTTGCTCCCGGACCAACCGCAGCCGTACAACGAATACCAAACTTACACCGAACCGTATTATAACAATTATTACGCCGGGTACGGAGTGGTGCTACGGGAATGCAACCCCCGTCCGGGAACGGGATGCCCCTCCCAACACGCTGCAAGCCGGAAGTCTCCCCCTCCAATCGCCAGCTCGCTCCAACCGCCGCCCGAACCCACTTCAACCCCCATTTGCCCGGACCAACCGCAGCCGTACAACGAATACCAAACTTACACCGACCGTATTATAA
- a CDS encoding Cyclin, N-terminal domain, translating into MPPPYNYHSTRTHPSSLVPASEHHSDLLWLMNQRVNADMVDHIVAKVCDVVPHCCDNCHPPTLYKRTDSPSTLPSPPVTPTKPAFQNDSLRRAPTPLPALGDFLGNIISSSKIQAPTLLCTLVYLERIRPKLPPIDKSSPHSRSPDVQHRVLMATIICAAKYLNDSSPKNKHWALYSYGLLTCQDINAMEQQLLALLDWDLRLTEEECISAFSVFFGKCGPCATNHPTTPPKDIATRAGPSHTAFEASSSFHLSVPSNRRASRPAKIEIAAGPAHLHPSFRRSDTSSIPPSPPPSATTANFKRIREEMVASDQTSQSNGEENVNKVECMRTQGTRRTTAIHEGAVNDQSHTSNSHPNVRFAANLITLSGDCTIGNNQESVSSWPTLSRANGILERVWGNNHHGRSGFRSSRSVGGLFRAATSESLAEQATTRV; encoded by the exons ATGCCGCCCCCCTATAACTATCACTCGACACGTACTCACccttcctccttggtccCTGCCTCTGAACATCACTCAGATCTTCTGTGGCTTATGAATCAGCGGGTCAACGCAGACATGGTGGATCACATCGTGGCAAAAGTCTGTGATGTTGTCCCTCACTGTTGCGACAATTGTCATCCACCCACCTTGTATAAGCGAACGGACTCCCCCAGCACGCTCCCCAGCCCACCTGTGACTCCAACCAAGCCCGCATTCCAGAACGATTCTCTTCGGCGTG CTCCAACGCCTCTGCCTGCATTGGGAGACTTTTTGGGAAATATCATATCCTCTTCTAAGATCCAGGCACCCACGCTGTTGTGCACTCTTGTATACCTCGAGCGTATTCGCCCCAAGCTTCCACCAATTGACAAGAGTTCACCTCATTCCA GAAGTCCTGATGTCCAACATAGGGTACTAATGGCTACAATAATCTGCGCGGCTAAGTACCTCAATGATTCGTcccccaagaacaagcacTGGGCTTTGTACAGCTACGGCTTGCTCACGTGCCAGGACATCAATGCGATGGAACAACAGCTTTTG GCACTCCTTGACTGGGACCTTCGCCTGACAGAGGAAGAATGTATCA GTGCATTCTCTGTGTTCTTTGGAAAGTGTGGGCCGTGCGCCACCAACCATCCTACGACCCCTCCTAAAGACATTGCAACTCGCGCGGGTCCCTCACACACGGCATTTGAAGCCAGTTCAAGTTTTCATCTTTCTGTCCCCTCGAACCGACGAGCTAGCCGTCCGGCCAAGATTGAAATTGCAGCAGGTCCAGCTCATTTGCATCCCTCGTTCAGGCGCTCCGATACGTCCAGCATACCCCCCTCGCCACCTCCCAGTGCCACAACCGCAAATTTCAAGAGGATTCGAGAGGAGATGGTGGCGAGCGATCAAACCAGCCAGTCGAACGGAGAGGAAAATGTGAACAAGGTTGAGTGTATGCGCACACAAGGTACTAG GCGCACCACCGCAATCCACGAGGGTGCTGTCAATGACCAATCTCACACCTCTAACTCTCATCCCAACGTCCGCTTCGCTGCCAATCTCATTACTTTAAGCGGGGATTGTACAATCGGAAACAACCAAGAATCTGTTTCTTCCTGGCCTACTCTCTCGCGAGCTAACGGAATTCTTGAGCGTGTATGGGGTAACAACCACCACGGGCGCAGCGGCTTCAGGTCTTCCCGTAGCGTTGGTGGGCTTTTCCGAGCTGCGACGTCGGAGAGTCTTGCTGAGCAGGCGACCACACGGGTTTGA
- a CDS encoding GMC oxidoreductase, whose protein sequence is MAQIQSEADIFIGAFCRRNCCLCRRWSSRKANPELSILLVEQGSNNYQEPSVVTPAVFLSHLAPGSKTAVFWQGNKSDALNGRSPIVPSGRTLGGGSSVNFLMYTRPSASDFDDWKTEGWGSKDILPLLRKMETYHLASDRESHGYDGPLNVSYADKEKYPAVAQAYLEVAQKRGVPLVQDKQDLNTGHGCQRWAKWVDPVTGFRQDAAHRYIHPLSNNKHLHIMTGTKVVRIVFDGNKATGVEVVADKDTDADADQTSRIINARKLVVVSAGAIGSPIVLQRSGVDDADTIDPIMNQDPDFLQEAQGHFTQGKGALTTNWIDSGTQPVMLQAVVAGWLGPREVLPHKDARMIMMGNFTAYPISRGHVYITSTDPYAAPDFDTGFFKEQADVEVHIWAYKHAREIARRLPQYRGEFAALHPQFPEGSAAACIKLDGPRTLTMSRISSSKQWHSVATVMMKPKDQGGCVDARLNVYGTQNLKVADLSIIPGNVGSNTNSTALVIGEKAATIIAKDLGLQLD, encoded by the exons ATGGCTCAAATCCAGAGTGAAGCTGACATTTTCATTGGTG CCTTTTGTAGGAGGAACTGCTG CCTGTGTCGCCGCTGGTCGTCTCGCAAGGCGAACCCCGAACTTAGCATCCTTCTGGTCGAGCAAGGATCGAATAACTACCAAGAACCCAGTGTAGTTACCCCCGCAGTATTCTTGTCGCATCTGGCTCCCGGCAGCAAAACCGC TGTTTTCTGGCAAGGTAACAAGAGTGATGCCCTCAATGGACGCAGCCCAATCGTACCAAGTG GTCGGACGTTAGGCGGTGGATCTAG TGTTAACTTCTTAAT GTACACGCGCCCGTCGGCTTC TGATTTCGATGACTGGAAAACCGAGGGCTGGGGGTCCAAAGATATACTCCCTTTACTCCGCAAG ATGGAAACTTACCACCTCGCCTCCGATCGTGAATCCCATGGATACGACGGGCCATTAAAT GTCTCGTACGCCGACAAGGAAAAGTATCCGGCTGTAGCACAAGCATATCTTGAAGTAGCCCAAAAGAGGGGCGTTCCATTGGTCCAAGACAAGCAAGACCTAAACACTGGGCACGGTTGTCAG CGCTGGGCGAAATGGGTTGATCCAGTG ACTGGATTCCGACAAGATGCTGCTCACCGGTACATCCACCCTCTCTCCAATAACAAGCACCTACACATCATGACTGGAACCAAGGTTGTCCGTATCGTTTTTGATGGCAACAAGGCTACCGGAGTCGAAGTTGTAGCAGATAAGGATACGGATGCGGATGCTGATCAAACCTCTCGTATTATCAACGCCCGCAAGCTCGTAGTAGTCTCTGCTGGAGCAATCGGCTCACCTATTGTTCTCCAACGCAGTGGAGTCG ATGATGCAGACACCATCGATCCAATCATGAACCAAGATCCTGACTTTTTACAAGAGGCTCAAGGACACTTTACTCAGGGTAAAGGTGCACTTACCACCAATTGGATTGATTCCGGTA CCCAGCCGGTTATGCTCCAAGCAGTCGTCGCGGGTTGGCTAGG ACCACGGGAGGTCCTTCCTCATAAGGATGCTCGTATGATAATGATGGGCAATTTCACTGCATAT CCAATTTCCCGGGGACATGTGTATATCACATCCACAGACCCATATGCCGCTCCTGATTTCGACACTGGATTCTTCAAAGAGCAAGCTGACGTGGAGGTTCACATTTGGGCCTACAAACATGCTCG TGAAATTGCGCGTCGCCTACCTCAATACCGAGGTGAATTTGCGGCACTTCACCCCCAATTCCCCGAGGGCAGTGCAGCAGCATGCATTAAACTCGATGGGCCTCGGACGTTGACAATGTCAAGGATATC TTCGTCGAAACAATGGCACTCG GTTGCTACTGTGATGATGAAACCAAAGGACCAGGGTGGTTGCGTCGACGCGCGACTTAACGTTTACGGAACTCAGAATCTGAAGGTCGCAG ATCTTTCTATCATTCCTGGAAACGTTGGATCCAATACCAATTCGACTGCCCTGGTGATAGGCGAGAAGGCGGCAACTATTATTGCAAAGGATCTTGGCCTTCAGTTGGATTAA